A single region of the Helicobacter sp. 11S03491-1 genome encodes:
- the secY gene encoding preprotein translocase subunit SecY, which produces MNKAIIGKILITLGFLFLYRILAYVPIPGVDLAAIKAFFDHNSGNALGLFNMFSGNAVSRLSIISLGIMPYITASIVMELLAATFPNLAKMKKERDGMQKYMQIVRYATIFITVIQAVSVSFGLRSIGDGVNGAIMIDMQTFLIISVFSMLTGTMLLMWIGEQITQRGVGNGISLIIFAGIVSGIPSAIAGTFNLANTGEINFLVLIGIFVIILATVFVIIYVELAERRVPVSYARKVIMQNQNKRIMNYIPIKLNLSGVIPPIFASALLVFPSTILQASSNTTIQAIADFLSPNGYAYNVLMFVLVIFFAYFYSSIVFNSKDIADNLKRQGGYIPGMRPGEGTSSFLNAVAGNLTFWGSLYLAVISTLPWILVKGMGVPFYFGGTAVLIVVQVAIDTMRKIEAQIYMNKYKTLSAVGF; this is translated from the coding sequence ATGAATAAAGCAATCATTGGCAAGATTTTAATCACTCTTGGTTTTTTATTTTTGTATAGAATTTTGGCTTACGTGCCAATTCCGGGAGTAGATTTAGCCGCGATTAAAGCATTTTTTGATCATAATTCCGGCAATGCATTAGGGCTTTTTAATATGTTTAGTGGGAATGCTGTTTCCAGGTTGAGTATTATTTCTCTTGGTATCATGCCTTATATTACGGCTTCTATCGTCATGGAGTTACTTGCTGCGACTTTTCCTAATCTGGCAAAAATGAAAAAAGAACGTGATGGGATGCAAAAATATATGCAAATTGTCCGTTATGCAACTATCTTTATCACCGTTATACAAGCAGTGAGTGTATCTTTTGGATTGAGAAGCATTGGAGATGGTGTTAATGGTGCTATTATGATTGATATGCAAACCTTTTTGATTATTTCTGTATTTTCTATGCTGACAGGCACAATGCTTTTAATGTGGATAGGGGAACAGATTACCCAAAGAGGAGTTGGGAATGGGATTAGTTTGATTATTTTTGCGGGTATTGTTTCGGGCATACCATCTGCGATTGCAGGAACATTTAATCTTGCCAATACGGGTGAAATTAATTTCTTGGTTTTGATTGGTATTTTTGTCATTATTTTAGCGACAGTGTTTGTTATTATTTATGTAGAGTTAGCAGAGCGTAGAGTGCCTGTTTCTTATGCACGAAAAGTCATCATGCAAAATCAAAATAAGCGTATCATGAATTATATCCCTATCAAGCTAAATCTTAGTGGCGTTATTCCTCCAATTTTTGCTTCTGCTTTGTTGGTTTTTCCTTCTACGATTTTGCAAGCATCATCAAATACAACTATCCAGGCTATAGCAGATTTTTTAAGTCCTAATGGTTATGCTTATAATGTTTTGATGTTTGTATTAGTTATATTTTTTGCTTATTTTTATTCTTCAATAGTGTTTAATTCTAAAGATATAGCTGATAATCTGAAACGACAGGGTGGCTATATACCCGGAATGAGACCCGGAGAGGGGACGTCATCGTTTTTAAATGCAGTTGCCGGTAATTTGACATTTTGGGGATCTTTATATTTGGCAGTGATTTCTACATTGCCTTGGATTCTTGTAAAGGGCATGGGAGTTCCTTTTTATTTTGGCGGGACAGCAGTGCTTATTGTTGTGCAGGTTGCCATTGATACGATGAGGAAAATTGAGGCTCAAATTTATATGAATAAATATAAAACATTAAGCGCAGTAGGTTTTTAG
- the rplO gene encoding 50S ribosomal protein L15, with product MALEKIKPAHGSIKDIKRVGRGQGSGMGKTSTRGGKGQTARSGYKAKRGFEGGQQPLQRRLPKVGFRTKIQKPYVINIDKFKNIAALSEITFETIRSIHKFPTYIEKVKIIGINAHELLCKIKDERIRTSRQK from the coding sequence ATGGCATTAGAAAAAATAAAACCCGCTCATGGAAGTATCAAAGATATTAAAAGGGTAGGTAGAGGTCAAGGTAGTGGTATGGGCAAAACTTCTACAAGAGGTGGAAAAGGGCAAACTGCCAGAAGTGGCTACAAGGCTAAACGTGGTTTTGAAGGTGGGCAACAACCTCTTCAAAGAAGATTGCCAAAAGTTGGCTTTAGAACAAAAATCCAAAAACCTTATGTAATTAATATTGATAAATTTAAAAATATCGCTGCCTTATCTGAAATTACCTTTGAAACAATCAGGAGTATTCATAAATTTCCAACTTATATCGAAAAAGTTAAAATAATTGGGATAAATGCACATGAATTACTCTGTAAAATCAAAGATGAACGCATTAGAACCAGTAGGCAAAAATAA
- the rpsE gene encoding 30S ribosomal protein S5 has product MEINREEFNEVVVNIGRVTKVVKGGRRFRFNALVVVGNKNGLVGFGLGKAKEVPDAIKKAVDDAFKNIIEVKIKGTTIAHDIEHKYNASKILLKPASEGTGVIAGGSARPVIELAGIKDILTKSLGSNNPYNVVRATVNALARIKA; this is encoded by the coding sequence ATGGAAATCAATAGAGAAGAATTTAATGAAGTAGTTGTGAATATCGGAAGGGTTACAAAGGTTGTGAAGGGGGGTAGAAGATTTCGGTTTAATGCCCTTGTTGTTGTGGGCAATAAAAATGGGCTTGTTGGTTTTGGTTTGGGTAAAGCAAAAGAAGTTCCCGATGCGATCAAAAAAGCCGTTGATGATGCTTTTAAAAATATTATTGAAGTTAAAATTAAAGGCACTACGATTGCTCATGATATTGAACATAAATATAATGCAAGTAAGATTTTGCTCAAACCTGCAAGTGAAGGAACCGGTGTTATTGCAGGCGGATCGGCAAGACCTGTAATTGAACTGGCAGGTATTAAAGATATTTTAACCAAATCTTTAGGGTCAAATAACCCTTATAATGTTGTGAGAGCAACTGTAAATGCACTTGCTAGAATTAAGGCATAA
- the rplR gene encoding 50S ribosomal protein L18: MTSTTLERKKRLRLKRKLRVKGSLFGTDAKPRVSIFRSNKYLYAQAIDDVNHKTLACVDGKKLALGNNKEDAKNIAKAFAQNLKGLGIHEVIYDRNGYLYHGVVAAFAESLRENGIVL; this comes from the coding sequence ATGACAAGCACAACATTAGAAAGAAAAAAAAGATTAAGACTCAAGCGAAAATTAAGAGTTAAAGGTTCTTTGTTTGGGACAGATGCAAAACCAAGAGTAAGTATTTTTAGATCGAATAAGTATTTATATGCACAAGCTATTGATGATGTCAATCATAAAACGCTTGCTTGTGTTGATGGAAAAAAATTGGCTTTGGGCAATAATAAAGAAGATGCTAAAAACATAGCAAAAGCATTTGCACAAAATCTTAAAGGATTAGGCATTCATGAGGTCATTTATGATAGAAATGGTTATTTATATCATGGTGTAGTTGCTGCTTTTGCAGAGTCTTTGAGAGAAAATGGCATCGTGCTTTAA
- the rplF gene encoding 50S ribosomal protein L6 produces the protein MSRVGKRPISIPNTVQVTVEGSKIVFKSGKITKELETYRRVHIELNANELAFKSVDNEPQSRAYWGTYRALASNIVVGMTTGFNKVLEINGVGYKAAVAGKNLELALGFSHPVKYPIPEGVEIVVDKNTITIKGSDKQQIGQIAAEIREFRPPEPYKGKGIKYSDEIIIRKAGKTAKK, from the coding sequence ATGTCAAGAGTTGGAAAAAGACCTATTAGCATTCCAAATACAGTGCAAGTAACTGTTGAAGGGAGCAAAATTGTGTTTAAAAGTGGTAAAATAACAAAAGAGTTAGAAACATACCGTAGAGTTCATATTGAACTCAATGCAAATGAATTAGCATTTAAATCTGTAGATAATGAGCCACAATCTCGTGCATATTGGGGAACTTATAGAGCCCTGGCAAGTAATATTGTCGTAGGCATGACCACAGGTTTTAACAAAGTATTAGAAATCAATGGAGTTGGTTACAAAGCAGCTGTTGCAGGCAAAAATTTGGAATTAGCACTGGGTTTTAGTCATCCTGTTAAATACCCTATACCGGAAGGTGTTGAAATAGTCGTTGATAAAAATACAATCACCATCAAGGGGAGCGATAAGCAGCAAATTGGACAAATTGCTGCAGAAATTAGAGAGTTTAGACCTCCTGAACCCTATAAGGGCAAAGGTATTAAATATAGCGATGAGATCATCATTCGCAAAGCCGGTAAAACTGCTAAGAAATAA
- the rpsH gene encoding 30S ribosomal protein S8: protein MVNDIIADSLTRLRNASMRRLEVTTLYYAKIVVSILEVFKSKGFVKDYNVNNKEGKQSISVQLAYDERGFPLINEVKRISKPGRRVYKGRNELKKFKNGYGTIVVSTSKGVVANEDAYKENVGGEALCSIW, encoded by the coding sequence ATGGTAAATGATATAATTGCAGATTCATTGACACGACTTAGAAATGCTTCTATGAGAAGATTAGAGGTTACAACACTTTATTATGCTAAGATTGTTGTATCTATTCTTGAAGTATTTAAGTCCAAAGGTTTCGTAAAAGATTATAATGTAAATAATAAAGAAGGCAAACAGTCTATTTCGGTTCAACTCGCCTATGATGAAAGAGGGTTTCCCCTTATTAATGAGGTCAAAAGAATTAGTAAGCCCGGAAGAAGAGTTTATAAAGGAAGAAATGAACTTAAAAAATTCAAAAATGGTTATGGAACGATCGTGGTAAGCACCAGTAAAGGTGTTGTTGCCAATGAAGATGCTTACAAAGAAAATGTAGGTGGCGAAGCACTTTGTAGTATATGGTAG
- a CDS encoding type Z 30S ribosomal protein S14 has protein sequence MAKKSMIAKAKRKAKFSARKYSRCQVCGRPHSVYRDFGLCRVCLRKMGNEGLIPGLRKASW, from the coding sequence ATGGCAAAAAAATCTATGATAGCAAAAGCAAAAAGAAAAGCTAAATTTAGCGCTAGAAAATATAGCAGGTGTCAAGTATGCGGCAGACCTCATTCAGTTTATAGAGATTTTGGACTTTGTAGGGTATGCTTGAGAAAAATGGGTAATGAAGGGTTAATTCCCGGACTTCGTAAAGCTAGTTGGTAA
- the rplE gene encoding 50S ribosomal protein L5: protein MFGLKKIYQEEVKTKLASELGIKNPMLLPKLEKIVISVGAGDHAKDSKIMQNIADTISLIAGQKAIITLAKKSVAGFKMREGMPMGVKVTLRGNQMYNFLEKLIVISLPRVKDFRGVSRNGFDGRGNYSFGLNEQLMFPEVIYDDIMVTHGMNITIVTSTHKDKEAFKLLELLGMPFAKGK, encoded by the coding sequence ATGTTTGGTTTGAAAAAAATCTATCAAGAAGAAGTGAAAACAAAATTGGCCAGCGAGCTTGGGATCAAAAATCCTATGCTTTTGCCAAAACTCGAAAAAATTGTGATTAGCGTAGGTGCGGGTGATCATGCAAAAGATTCAAAAATTATGCAAAATATTGCAGATACTATTTCGCTAATAGCAGGGCAAAAAGCTATTATTACTTTGGCAAAAAAATCTGTTGCCGGGTTTAAAATGCGAGAAGGAATGCCTATGGGGGTAAAAGTTACTTTAAGAGGCAATCAAATGTATAATTTTTTAGAAAAACTCATTGTTATTTCGTTGCCTAGGGTGAAAGACTTCAGAGGTGTATCTCGAAATGGATTTGATGGAAGGGGAAATTATAGTTTTGGCTTGAATGAACAATTAATGTTCCCTGAAGTTATTTATGATGATATTATGGTAACCCATGGCATGAATATTACTATTGTTACATCTACACACAAAGATAAAGAGGCATTCAAGTTGCTGGAATTGCTTGGCATGCCATTTGCAAAAGGAAAATAA
- the rplX gene encoding 50S ribosomal protein L24, translating into MAKFKIKKGDMVKIIAGDDKGKVGKVIAVLPKSAEVIIEGCKIVKKSIKPTDNEPKGGFVNKEMPMSISNVKKAQEK; encoded by the coding sequence GTGGCAAAGTTTAAAATAAAAAAAGGCGATATGGTTAAAATTATTGCCGGTGATGATAAGGGCAAAGTAGGCAAAGTTATAGCTGTTTTACCCAAAAGTGCAGAGGTTATCATAGAGGGCTGTAAAATTGTCAAGAAATCAATCAAGCCAACAGATAATGAACCTAAGGGCGGATTTGTTAATAAAGAAATGCCTATGAGTATTTCTAATGTGAAGAAAGCGCAGGAGAAATAA
- the rplN gene encoding 50S ribosomal protein L14, with protein MIQSFSRLNVADNSGAKEIMCIKVLGGSHRRYATVGDVIVASVKKAIPNGKVKKGQVIKAVIVRTKKEIHRENGSLIRFDDNAAVILDAKKEPMGTRIFGPVSREVRYANFMKIVSLAPEVL; from the coding sequence ATGATACAAAGTTTTAGTAGATTAAATGTTGCTGATAACAGCGGTGCAAAAGAAATTATGTGTATAAAAGTATTGGGTGGCAGTCATAGGAGATATGCAACAGTGGGTGATGTGATCGTTGCTTCTGTGAAAAAAGCCATTCCAAATGGAAAAGTCAAAAAAGGACAAGTCATCAAGGCTGTTATTGTGCGCACTAAAAAAGAAATTCATAGAGAAAATGGTTCTTTGATTCGATTTGATGACAATGCAGCTGTTATTTTAGATGCAAAAAAAGAACCTATGGGAACAAGAATTTTTGGTCCTGTTAGTAGAGAAGTGCGGTATGCGAATTTTATGAAAATAGTATCGTTAGCTCCGGAGGTATTGTAG
- the rpsQ gene encoding 30S ribosomal protein S17: MSEKQPHKRVIQGKVVSKAGDKSVVILVERKVVHPKYRKIVKRFKKYTIHDENNSVKVGDVVSAIECKPISKTKAFNLKDIVLVGV, translated from the coding sequence ATGAGTGAAAAACAACCCCATAAAAGAGTCATCCAGGGTAAGGTAGTCAGCAAGGCAGGAGATAAAAGTGTCGTTATTTTGGTCGAAAGAAAAGTCGTACATCCCAAATATAGAAAAATTGTAAAAAGATTCAAAAAATATACCATTCATGATGAAAATAATTCCGTTAAAGTCGGTGATGTGGTGAGTGCTATTGAATGTAAGCCAATTTCTAAAACCAAAGCATTTAACTTAAAAGATATTGTTTTGGTGGGGGTGTAA
- the rpmC gene encoding 50S ribosomal protein L29 — MKFIELKDKEISELKKMLVEKKSELFELRLKLKTMQLTNSSQIVAVRKDIARLNTAISAKKDSK, encoded by the coding sequence ATGAAATTTATTGAACTAAAAGATAAAGAAATAAGCGAATTGAAAAAAATGTTAGTAGAGAAAAAGTCTGAACTTTTTGAGTTAAGACTCAAACTCAAAACAATGCAATTGACCAACTCCAGTCAAATTGTGGCAGTAAGAAAAGATATTGCACGCTTAAATACTGCAATATCTGCTAAGAAGGATTCAAAATGA
- the rplP gene encoding 50S ribosomal protein L16: MLMPKRTKYRKQMKGRNRGKSFRGASLAYGDIAIKALEHGRIDSRQIESARIAMTRHIKRAGKVWIRVFPDKPLTAKPLETRMGKGKGSVEKWVMNIKPGRIIYEMTGIDEVTAREALALAQSKLPFKTKIITSESENEIY, from the coding sequence ATGTTAATGCCAAAAAGAACAAAATACAGAAAGCAAATGAAGGGCAGAAATAGAGGTAAATCTTTTAGAGGAGCTTCTTTGGCTTATGGTGATATTGCCATTAAGGCGCTTGAGCATGGCAGGATTGATTCCAGACAAATCGAATCAGCAAGGATTGCCATGACGCGACATATCAAAAGAGCGGGTAAAGTTTGGATTCGAGTATTTCCTGACAAACCCTTGACAGCTAAACCGTTAGAAACAAGAATGGGTAAAGGTAAGGGAAGTGTAGAAAAGTGGGTGATGAATATCAAACCCGGTAGAATTATTTATGAAATGACAGGAATAGATGAAGTTACTGCTCGAGAGGCTTTGGCTTTAGCCCAAAGTAAATTGCCATTTAAGACAAAAATCATAACTAGCGAGAGTGAAAATGAAATTTATTGA
- the rpsC gene encoding 30S ribosomal protein S3 — protein sequence MGQKVNPIGLRLGINRNWASRWFPSTQSTPLNIAEDYKIRKFLKKELYYAGVSEIIIERAAKKIRVTVVAARPGLIIGKKGADIEKVKQSLKNVVQREVSINIKEVKRPQANAQLAAENVATQLEKRVAFRRAMKKVMQTAIKSGAKGIKVKVSGRLAGAEMARTEWYMEGRVPLHTLRAKIDYGFAEAMTTYGIIGIKVWIFKGEVLQKGIQPEKKEDTRENRETRTKRRGR from the coding sequence ATGGGACAAAAAGTTAATCCAATAGGTTTAAGATTAGGCATTAACAGAAATTGGGCTTCAAGATGGTTTCCAAGCACTCAAAGTACGCCATTAAATATCGCAGAAGATTACAAAATTAGAAAATTTTTGAAAAAAGAGCTTTATTATGCGGGGGTGAGTGAGATTATTATTGAAAGAGCTGCCAAAAAAATTCGTGTTACTGTGGTAGCAGCAAGACCGGGCTTAATTATTGGTAAAAAAGGTGCAGATATTGAAAAAGTAAAGCAGTCTTTGAAAAATGTTGTTCAAAGAGAGGTTTCCATCAATATTAAAGAAGTTAAAAGACCCCAAGCTAATGCTCAATTGGCAGCTGAAAATGTAGCTACTCAGTTGGAAAAAAGAGTTGCTTTTAGAAGAGCTATGAAAAAAGTTATGCAAACAGCGATTAAATCAGGCGCAAAAGGGATTAAAGTCAAAGTATCCGGCAGATTAGCAGGTGCGGAGATGGCAAGGACTGAATGGTATATGGAAGGGAGAGTGCCACTCCATACACTCAGAGCAAAAATTGATTATGGGTTTGCAGAAGCAATGACAACTTATGGAATCATTGGGATTAAAGTTTGGATTTTTAAAGGTGAAGTTTTGCAAAAAGGTATCCAACCTGAAAAGAAAGAGGACACTAGAGAAAATAGAGAAACCAGAACCAAAAGAAGAGGGAGATAA